The proteins below come from a single Plasmodium sp. gorilla clade G2 genome assembly, chromosome: 13 genomic window:
- a CDS encoding heat shock protein 110, putative — translation MRPRFFLFLLFIIYIYNSLRIKCSSLLGIDFGNEYIKVSIVSPGKGFNILLNNQSKRKITNSISFANKFRTYDEESKIYSTKYPQLTLLNSNNVLGYNLFDSLKDKENFVIEKYDEDNEEFYSDINNYDFSNDFGSKYYSYDYVVDHKRGTINIKLKDNMILSSEEVTANILGYIKKLAYTHLNIDYKVKRNINLNIGCVISVPCNFSQRKKQALINASKIAGLELLGIINGVTAAAIHNVHDIPLNTTKLTMYLDIGSKNINVGIATISFVEKDKVRSRSVQVYACECLENSSGNKIDMLLAENLRKKFEEKYNVSIENDKKAMRKLIVAANKAKLLLSAKKSADVFIESLYNNKSLNETVSRQEFEELIQEVIENMKIPINKALEKGGFQLKDIEALELIGSGWRVPKILNEVTEFFNPLKVGMHLNSDEAVTMGSLYIAAYNSANFRLKDLDYTDIVSNEYHILVNTDEDENNNTNEDKLNIKRELVNYNSRYPHNKNVILTYKDNLKFSVYENGNIINEYILGNLDNALKSKYEHLGTPKLNLKFQLDKFGVLSLDKVLVIYEEQKDGSVDTKDNKKEGDQDNNNNNNNEETNKDDDTNNNKSDDEQNKGDENKTNEENKENGEKKKSEIIKHNIPIEFQTRNIKPLPLTFEEIKEKKEILKNLDEHDINIFLKSEKKNTLESFIYETRSKMKQDIYKEVTKEETRTEYLNKLEEYEDWLYTEKDEPLENVSNKIHELQDIYNPIKERAEELQVRDKTIEETNKKIQEMVEKIKDISEKKPWAAETIKVVKDSLDKEVEWWNNAQEEQKKLDNYTAPFFKHKEVQLKFKSIQMLIKTLDKLKKPVEKKEDKKNTDNQNENTSHDGADKNEQPEQHQNNENKDDKQNDEQDANQSSNDEQNKNGASDQKDEL, via the coding sequence atGAGACCtcgtttttttttgttcctgctttttataatatatatatataatagctTAAGAATAAAATGTTCATCCTTATTAGGTATTGATTTTggtaatgaatatataaaagtatcGATAGTATCTCCTGGTAAAGGATTTAATATCTTATTAAATAATCAgagtaaaagaaaaataacaAATTCTATATCTTTTGCAAATAAATTTAGAACATATGATGAAGAATCTAAAATTTACAGCACAAAATATCCACAGTTGACCCTACTAAACAGTAATAATGTATTAggttataatttatttgattcTTTAAAGGATAAAGAGAATTTTGTAATTGAGAAGTATGATGAAGATAATGAAGAATTTTAtagtgatataaataattatgattttTCCAATGATTTTGGTTCAAagtattattcatatgattaTGTAGTAGATCATAAAAGAGGtacaataaatattaaactAAAAGATAATATGATATTGTCATCCGAAGAAGTTACAGCAAATATATTaggttatataaaaaagttaGCATATACACATTTGAATATTGATTATAAAgtgaaaagaaatattaatttaaatattggTTGTGTTATATCTGTACCTTGTAATTTTTctcaaagaaaaaaacaagcCTTAATTAATGCAAGTAAAATCGCTGGTTTAGAATTATTAGGAATTATTAATGGTGTGACAGCAGCAGCTATACATAATGTACATGATATACCATTAAATACAACCAAACTTACCATGTATTTAGATATAGgaagtaaaaatattaatgtagGTATTGCTACTATTAGTTTTGTTGAGAAAGATAAAGTTAGATCAAGAAGTGTTCAAGTATATGCATGTGAATGTTTAGAAAATAGTTCAGGTAATAAAATTGATATGCTATTAGCTGaaaatttaagaaaaaagtttgaagaaaaatataacgTATCTatagaaaatgataaaaaggCTATGAGAAAATTAATTGTTGCTGCAAATAAAGCTAAGTTATTATTAAGTGCTAAAAAGTCAGCTGATGTATTTATAGaaagtttatataataataaaagtttaAATGAAACTGTTAGTAGACAAGAATTTGAAGAATTAATACAAGAAGTAAttgaaaatatgaaaataccAATAAATAAAGCATTAGAAAAAGGAGGATTCCAATTAAAGGATATAGAAGCTTTAGAATTAATAGGATCAGGTTGGAGAGTAcctaaaatattaaatgaagtTACTGAATTTTTTAATCCTTTAAAAGTTGGTATGCATTTAAATAGTGATGAAGCTGTTACTATGGGTTCTCTTTATATAGCTGCATATAATAGTGCAAATTTTAGATTAAAAGATTTAGATTATACAGATATTGTATCTAAtgaatatcatatattagtAAATACTGATGAAGACGAAAacaataatacaaatgaagacaaacttaatattaaaagagaATTAGTAAATTATAATTCTAGGTATcctcataataaaaatgttatattaacatataaagataatttaaaattttcagTATATGAAAatggaaatattataaatgaatatatattaggtAACTTAGATAATGCACttaaatcaaaatatgaaCATTTAGGTACACctaaattaaatttaaaatttcaGTTGGATAAATTTGGTGTCTTATCATTAGATAAAGTTCTTGTTATTTATGAAGAACAAAAAGATGGATCTGTTGATacaaaagataataaaaaagaaggtgatcaagataataataataataataataatgaagaaacaaataaagatgatgatacaaataataataaaagtgatgATGAACAAAACAAAggagatgaaaataaaacaaatgaagaaaataaagaaaatggtgaaaagaaaaaaagtgaaattataaaacataatattcCTATCGAATTTCAaacaagaaatataaaacCATTACCACTTACatttgaagaaataaaagaaaaaaaagaaatcttAAAAAATTTAGATGAACAcgatattaatatttttttaaaatctgaaaaaaaaaacacattagaatcatttatatatgaaaccAGAAGTAAAATGAAacaagatatatataaagaagtTACAAAAGAAGAAACTAGAACTGAATATCTCAATAAACTAGAAGAATATGAAGATTGGTTATATACAGAAAAAGATGAACCTTTAGAAAATGTTAGTAATAAAATTCATGAATTACAAGATATTTATAATCCAATCAAAGAAAGAGCTGAAGAATTACAAGTAAGAGATAAAACTATTgaagaaacaaataaaaaaatacaagaaATGGTTGAAAAAATTAAGGATATTTCTGAAAAAAAACCATGGGCTGCTGAGACAATTAAAGTGGTCAAAGATTCCTTAGATAAAGAAGTTGAATGGTGGAACAATGCACaagaagaacaaaaaaaattagataaTTATACTGCTccattttttaaacataaagAAGTTCAATTAAAATTCAAATCCATACAAATGTTAATTAAAACAttagataaattaaaaaaacctgttgaaaaaaaagaagataagaaaaatacagataatcaaaatgaaaatacatCTCACGATGGAGCagataaaaatgaacaaCCAGAACAAcatcaaaataatgaaaataaggATGATAAGCAAAATGATGAACAGGATGCAAATCAATCATCCAATGATGagcaaaataaaaatggagCATCAGATCAAAAAgatgaattataa
- a CDS encoding U6 snRNA phosphodiesterase, putative: MSNQGDFNTYIYIPVKCNESVKKRCELCFNVLFKLIEKQHEECYKKSKEKNLLCNNDINKGEIHKHIYYQLDKLNEHIEENNIEKDFKEPLHITISGSLNLKRYMIPSFINKIKEEFKNQNSFYLFFRNKVDLYKSQKYTKYFCSYTVKEDQKELYLNTLREKINKILNEFDLKDTHLNRIYHLSLAYTNINLDVLLEKKNKCNEEETSYWPNINELILNNDIKENILDDLYIYVNCIHIRIGYKLYKIPFKSFDDNLNVSDSYDSYISSTDE, translated from the exons ATGTCTAATCAAGGAGATTttaatacttatatatatattccag tAAAATGTAATGAGAGTGTCAAGAAAAGGTGCGAATTATGTTTTAACGTATTGTTTAAATTGATAGAAAAGCAACACGAGGAATGCTATAAAAAGtcaaaagaaaagaatttattatgtaataatgatataaataaagggGAAATacacaaacatatatattatcaactagataaattaaatgaacatattgaagaaaataatattgaaaaagaTTTTAAAGAACCTTTGCATATTACTATATCAGGTTCGCTTAATTTGAAAAGATATATGATTCcttcatttattaataaaataaaagaagaatttaaaaatcaaaacag cttttatttgttttttcgAAATAAAGTAGACCTGTATAAAAGTCAAAAGTACACAAAATACTTTTGTTCTTATACCGTTAAAGAAGAtcaaaaagaattatatttaaatacattaagagaaaaaataaataaaatattaaatgaatttgATCTTAAGGATACACATTTAAATAGgatatatcatttatcaTTAGCTTATACTAATATAAATTTGGATGTACTCttagaaaaaaagaataaatgtaatgaagaagaaactTCTTACTGGCcgaatataaatgaattaatattaaacaaCGATATTAAAGAAAACATCTTGGAtgacttatatatatatgttaattgtATTCACATACGTATtggatataaattatataaaattccATTCAAATCTTTTGATGATAATTTGAATGTATCAGATTCATATGATTCATATATAAGTAGCACAGatgaataa
- a CDS encoding lipoyl synthase, producing MHFGIPTLFYLFILFSILMRLQCVIIKNLKKTKKQKYSYIPHRNKEKGINLNYVEKINCVYLKSGKNKDKNKNKKGHIYKLSNIEKLLYAKKKNVQGGNENFINYSHTKSKDINIYNNETKSTYVTTIPTDQNEKKKGNENFSSSTKKLLLTPKVGNKMPEGKKPDWFHVPAPSGTKYNKLKEDIKKLNLHTVCEEAQCPNIGECWNIGTATIMLLGDTCTRGCRFCSIKTSSNPLPPDINEPFNTAKAICEWNIDYVVLTSVDRDDLPDGGASHFAKTVELVKFSRPDILIECLVSDFQGNIDSVRKLAFSGLDVYAHNIETVKRLQKYVRDKRANYEQSLFVLKTAKEINPKLYTKTSIMLGLGETKEEVIQTMQDARKNNIDVITFGQYLRPTKNHLSIVEYISPQIFEYYKEEGLKMGFKYIASGPLVRSSYKAGEYFMKNLVNQRNKEKNI from the coding sequence atgCATTTTGGTATTCCAACCCTTTTTTACTTGTTTATCCTTTTTTCCATTCTTATGAGGCTACAATGtgtcataataaaaaatttgaaaaaaacaaagaaacaaaaatattcatacatACCTCATaggaataaagaaaaaggtatcaatttaaattatgtggaaaaaataaactgtgtatatttaaaaagcggaaaaaataaagataaaaataaaaataaaaaaggacatatatataaattaagcAATATAGAAAAATTGTTATacgcaaaaaaaaaaaatgtacaaGGAGGAAacgaaaattttataaattattcacACACCAAATCTaaggatataaatatttataataatgaaactAAATCTACTTATGTTACTACTATTCCAACTGAccaaaatgagaaaaaaaaaggaaatgaaaatttttctagtagtacaaaaaaattattattaacaccAAAAGTTGGAAATAAAATGCCTGAAGGAAAAAAACCAGATTGGTTTCATGTACCTGCTCCTAGTggtacaaaatataataaattaaaagaagatataaaaaaattaaacctACATACAGTATGTGAAGAAGCACAATGTCCTAATATTGGAGAATGTTGGAATATAGGTACAGCAACTATTATGTTATTGGGTGATACATGTACAAGAGGTTGTAGATTTTGTTCAATTAAAACATCATCAAACCCATTACCTCCTGATATCAATGAACCTTTCAATACAGCTAAAGCTATATGTGAATGGAATATTGATTATGTTGTTTTAACTTCTGTTGATAGAGATGATTTACCAGATGGAGGAGCTAGCCATTTTGCTAAAACAGTAGAATTAGTAAAATTTTCAAGACCAGATATTTTAATTGAATGTTTAGTTTCGGATTTTCAAGGAAACATTGATTCTGTACGAAAACTAGCTTTTAGTGGATTGGATGTATATGCACATAATATAGAGACAGTTAAAAGATTACAGAAATATGTTAGAGATAAAAGAGCAAATTATGAACAATCCttatttgtattaaaaaCAGCTAAAGAAATCAATCCGAAGTTATATACAAAAACAAGTATTATGTTAGGATTGGGAGAGACAAAAGAAGAAGTTATACAAACTATGCAGGAtgcaagaaaaaataatatagatgtTATAACATTTGGTCAATACTTAAGACCCACAAAAAATCATTTAAGTATTGTTGAATATATTTCACCTCAAATATTCGAATATTATAAAGAGGAAGGATTAAAAATGggatttaaatatatagcCAGTGGCCCTTTAGTTCGTTCTTCTTATAAAGCAGGtgaatattttatgaaaaatttaGTTAACCAACgaaacaaagaaaaaaatatataa